A genomic region of Anopheles coustani chromosome 3, idAnoCousDA_361_x.2, whole genome shotgun sequence contains the following coding sequences:
- the LOC131272838 gene encoding uncharacterized protein LOC131272838, with protein sequence MYASVETSDASGGENVRVVDFRSDTISVPTPSMRRAIFEAAVGDDVYGEDPTVHKLEERTAAMFGKEAALFVPTGTMANLLAIMVHCSRRGTEAIVGENAHGFLYEQGGAAQIAGVLLSTIRNNPDGTFCLNELARKFRGFDVHEPDTVLVMVENTHNMCGGKVLPLEWLEKLATICREKGAKVHMDGARVFNAAAYLNVPVSRVVRDVDSVCFCLSKGLACPVGSILLGTKEFIKEAHRLRKALGGGMRQVGFLAAAGLCALDEIVPKLHDDHVRTRRIAEAIDQLASPIFKVDLANLHTNILMVQIISKNVHSSDLSHRLATVCPGEVEAGVVDSSGKGIAVKVSARDWTFARIVIYTNITDEEVELAIKKIRYVIKEYEKDL encoded by the exons ATGTACGCTTCGGTCGAAACAAGTGATGCCAGCGGAGGCGAAAACGTACGAGTGGTTGACTTTCGATCGGACACGATCAGCGTTCCGACGCCCAGTATGCGGCGCGCTATCTTCGAGGCGGCAGTTGGTGATGACGTCTACGGCGAGGATCCGACCGTGCACAAGCTGGAGGAGAGGACCGCCGCGATGTTCGGCAAGGAGGCGGCACTGTTTGTTCCAACGGGCACGATGGCCAATCTGCTGGCAA TAATGGTCCACTGCTCACGGCGTGGTACCGAAGCTATTGTGGGCGAGAACGCACATGGCTTCCTGTACGAGCAGGGCGGCGCGGCGCAGATAGCTGGCGTGCTGCTCAGCACGATCCGCAACAACCCGGACGGGACGTTCTGCCTGAACGAGCTGGCAAGAAAGTTCCGAGGCTTCGACGTCCACGAACCGGACACGGTGCTCGTGATGGTGGAGAACACGCACAACATGTGCGGTGGCAAGGTGTTGCCGTTGGAGTGGCTCGAAAAGCTGGCCACGATCTGCCGCGAAAAGGGGGCCAAGGTGCACATGGATGGGGCGCGAGTCTTTAATGCAGCCGCGTACCTGAACGTGCCTGTGTCACGCGTTGTACGGGACGTCGATTCGGTATGCTTCTGTCTGAGCAAGGGACTGGCCTGTCCCGTCGGCTCCATCCTTCTAGGGACCAAGGAGTTTATTAAAGA AGCCCATCGTTTGCGGAAGGCACTGGGTGGAGGAATGCGACAGGTTGGCTTTCTTGCCGCGGCCGGACTGTGCGCCCTGGATGAAATAGTGCCGAAGTTACACGATGACCACGTGCGTACGAGACGGATCGCCGAAGCCATCGATCAACTCGCCAGCCCGATCTTCAAGGTGGACTTGGCCAACCTACACACCAACATCCTGATGGTGCAGATCATCAGCAAGAACGTCCATTCGAGCGATTTGTCGCACCGGCTGGCCACTGTTTGTCCCGGTGAGGTGGAAGCCGGCGTAGTCGATTCCTCGGGGAAGGGAATAGCCGTGAAGGTTAGCGCCCGTGACTGGACCTTTGCGCGGATCGTCATTTACACCAACATCACCGACGAGGAGGTCGAATTggccataaaaaaaatacgttaTGTCATTAAGGAATACGAAAAAGATTtataa
- the LOC131260794 gene encoding uncharacterized protein LOC131260794, with product MSVLQIVVLCCSMHTGFAELFPETVPQLKADDPLMPNEETSVKDCPFTVYPLGGFALASSIAADRYIDKSYSHTVKVVNGESTCVGLIVDEKHVLTTSECAPDDGPLPEVKLYNETLPPLETTEIFRNPDYNVTVLRLDSSIKLTILAVPTCFWDTPYDDGFEKIQNIFIAPNGTLSLEETKCSFQNRKDCLEALRKTDTIVQTRAIGQYRMHPFVFTFGSDDEGLALPVSKYIEWLGTVTEEKIKSSDCVSQYIEYREYEDSMVQRSDNYQSVQYSKSRLSSTSVSQYKVRIVPNTTETGSKRHCYGSLIAPKFILTAANCLHQYDVDSYIVEMGQQSVYYPVEDFGIRVRTLARKVHYHPEFNADTLENDIALLELVTPISEFNKTLVPACIWSQDKFPVNQFQTNGYVPFEETDEETVRTKQRYATADVLEECVEKVPQHKICAGFPTALAPNSCHNSIGSAMSRSLFSYDRFFEYIFAINSRGENCGFNMPTVYTVIAPYVQWIDSVIFADKVHYKDSTKYYGDRCKNGAGVEGTCVGLTQCPRLAEEVKSDQSSADVQTAAGSCSFEFADLTVCCTERDLLRNETYREQLAQATAEIDACPQLYHEFRKNKSPYKIDNFPTYPYLVRIHDEGEHSCNGTLISKQFVLTTAMCYRKLAEDKVTVVVGNSTKHNFSLHRAITHPQYSENPMEFNLVLLMLKTPVTVNNETIPACLWYNQTHTPLRLQEVYANPNYTHQYRYPLFNKECLRRNVANVTDLYLCVEKDSMFYQGFVRNNVDGGNALVSHFAQDVEEYQVTYLVGLFGTERTIEHKGNADDNDFGEIPPVRYYGVYQRISEYYSWIKHVIGVEMQHD from the exons ATGTCCGTTTTGCAAATCGTGGTGCTTTGCTGCAGCATGCACACAG GTTTCGCTGAGCTGTTTCCAGAGACCGTTCCGCAGCTCAAAGCGGACGATCCTCTCATGCCGAATGAAGAGACAAGTGTTAAag ATTGTCCATTTACTGTGTATCCTCTTGGTGGGTTTGCACTGGCCAGCTCAATAGCCGCTGATCGGTACATTGACAAATCCTACAGTCATACAGTAAAGGTAGTCAACGGCGAGAGCACGTGTGTTGGGTTGATTGTCGACGAAAAGCACGTGCTGACCACTTCTGAGTGTGCTCCGGATGACGGTCCCCTGCCCGAAGTGAAGCTCTACAACGAAACCCTTCCGCCATTGGAAACTACGGAAATTTTTCGCAATCCTGACTACAATGTTACCGTTCTTCGTCTTGATTCGTCTATTAA gcTTACAATACTGGCTGTTCCTACTTGTTTCTGGGATACGCCCTACGACGACGGGTTTGAGAAAAtccaaaacatttttattg CACCGAACGGAACATTAAGCCTGGAAGAGACAAAGTGTTCATTCCAGAACCGAAAAGATTGTCTCGAGGCTCTTAGAAAAACGGATACCATTGTACAGACGAGAGCCATTGGCCAGTATCGGATGCATCCGTTCGTTTTCACCTTTGGATCAGATGATGAAGGACTCGCGTTGCCAGTATCAAAATACATTGAATGGCTGGGAACGGTTACGGAGGAGAAAATAAAGTCTTCGG ATTGCGTCTCCCAGTATATTGAATATCGTGAGTATGAGGATAGTATGGTTCAAAGGAGTGACAACTATCAGAGTGTCCAGTACTCAAAAAGTCGCTTATCGAGCACAAGTGTAAGCCAATACAAGGTGCGTATAGTGCCAAACACGACGGAGACAGGCTCCAAACGGCACTGCTATGGATCGCTGATTGCACCAAAGTTTATCCTCACTGCTGCAAATTGTCTGCATCAATATGACGT TGACAGCTATATTGTTGAGATGGGCCAGCAAAGTGTATACTACCCGGTAGAGGATTTCGGTATACGAGTACGCACTTTGGCACGCAAGGTTCACTATCATCCGGAATTCAACGCAGACACGCTGGAGAACGATATCGCATTATTAGAACTAGTGACTCCCATTTCTGA ATTTAATAAAACACTGGTCCCTGCCTGTATCTGGTCGCAGGATAAATTCCCTGTGAATCAGTTCCAAACCAATGGCTATGTTCCGTTCGAGGAAACCGACGAGGAGACCGTTCGGACAAAGCAGAGGTATGCCACGGCGGACGTGCTGGAAGAGTGCGTAGAGAAGGTACCGCAGCATAAAATCTGTGCCGGTTTTCCAACGGCTCTGGCGCCGAACTCGTGCCATAACAGTATCGGGTCAGCCATGTCGCGCTCGCTGTTCAGCTACGATCGTTTCTTCGAGTATATCTTTGCAATCAACAGCCGGGGTGAGAACTGCGGTTTTAACATGCCGACCGTCTATACCGTTATAGCACCGTACGTGCAGTGGATCGATagtgtcatttttgcagacaAAG tacatTATAAGGATAGCACGAAATACTATGGCGATCGCTGCAAAAATGGAGCCGGCGTCGAAGGTACATGTGTGGGCCTGACTCAATGTCCGAGACTAGCAGAGGAGGTTAAAAGTGACCAATCATCGGCGGACGTGCAAACTGCTGCAGGATCTTGTTCGTTTGAATTTGCAGATTTGACAGTGTGCTGCACGGAACGAGACTTACTGAGAAACGAGACCTATCGGGAGCAATTAGCTCAAGCGACGGCAGAGATCGATGCTTGCCCACAGCTGTATCACGAGTTCCGTAAGAATAAGTCGCCATACAAAATAGACAACTTCCCTACCTATCCATACCTG GTCCGTATCCACGACGAGGGCGAGCATTCGTGTAATGGTACACTGATATCGAAACAGTTTGTCCTAACTACTGCCATGTGCTATCGGAAGCTTGCCGAAGATAAGGTCACTGTTGTAGTAGGCAACAGTACGAAGCACAATTTCTCTCTTCATCGTGCAATAACGCATCCACAGTACAGCGAAAACCCGATGGAGTTCAATTtggtgctgctgatgctgaagACACCGGTCACGGTGAATAAtgaaaccattccggcatgcCTTTGGTACAACCAAACCCACACACCGTTGCGGTTGCAGGAAGTGTACGCCAATCCGAACTACACTCATCAGTATCGGTACCCGCTGTTCAACAAGGAGTGCCTACGGAGAAACGTGGCCAACGTTACCGACTTGTATTTGTGCGTCGAAAAGGATTCGATGTTCTATCAAGGTTTCGTGCGCAACAACGTTGACGGTGGCAACGCCCTGGTCAGTCACTTTGCTCAAGATGTAGAAGAGTATCAGGTTACTTATCTGGTCGGATTGTTCGGTACCGAGCGGACCATCGAGCATAAGGGCAATGCGGATGACAATGATTTCGGAGAGATTCCACCTGTTCGTTATTATGGGGTCTATCAACGTATTAGCGAGTACTACAGCTGGATCAAACATGTGATTGGTGTGGAAATGCAGCACGATTAA
- the LOC131260803 gene encoding CLIP domain-containing serine protease B4-like: MYRWSFFGGFLLLIAGVSCHDQTEFDGRSMLQDFRNRFMSYEYIENDECPFKYLRNVYTDYCHVALVKKNDSICLGVLVYDNYILTTASCVPQDWKSVQVQLQSGFDLPVVDRLVYSKYETLNISSASTPILLRINGTVNYSIPYEHTAACLWPKDNVVTYSKVQDVAYDKTLDKLIQNTTVCSSATQEACLKKTFTEWCARRPSGSILQIRDLDHYSMHPMVAGLFCDDQNQLVPVSSYASWIREVIASDRIVFVMPNSGMGEKCITRSDKEGVCLTIDSCPQVYKALTGKARNTDRLEQCGFEGKNMLHCCLTDEMLRAEDKRDKLKSIEQEIELCHELYEVHRRTTKEQQTHSQLALLQNEAGESECIGTLIAKSFVLTAAQCVQHIKSQNYTVMVGKGSGDKNLMQTRQIKSILIHPKFEHQSNHYNLAIITVSAPFTIMEYSVPACLWSDKNRMPVRLTTTGYHSASDAITVTHDHLLYYMDCRLKHYSNLTLTESCILPEIDEGYCEEERTACAESGTGLFSTIYMSADWRPVNFLVGVYSTGAQCAQGKPAIYTRVSEYYPWIRSQLYLMAQDI, encoded by the exons ATGTACCGATGGAGCTTTTTCGGGGGATTTTTGCTGCTGATTGCTGGCGTTTCTTGCC ATGATCAGACGGAATTTGATGGCAGATCGATGTTGCAAGATTTTCGTAACCGATTCATGTCCTACGAGTACATCGAGAACGATG AGTGCCCGTTCAAGTATCTGCGAAACGTGTACACCGACTACTGTCACGTGGCGttggtgaagaaaaacgaCTCCATTTGCCTCGGCGTGCTGGTGTACGACAACTACATCCTGACTACGGCGAGCTGCGTGCCACAAGACTGGAAGTCTGTCCAGGTGCAGCTGCAGTCGGGTTTCGATTTGCCCGTCGTTGATCGATTGGTCTACTCCAAGTATGAGACGCTCAATATAAGTAGTGCCAGTACTCCGATCCTCTTGCGAATTAATGGAACCGTTa ATTACAGCATCCCCTACGAGCATACCGCCGCCTGTCTGTGGCCAAAAGATAATGTAGTGACGTACTCCAAAGTGCAGGATGTAGCCTACG ATAAAACGTTGGATAAATTGATTCAAAATACAACGGTCTGTTCGAGCGCAACACAAGAAGCCTGTCTGAAAAAAACCTTCACTGAGTGGTGTGCGCGG CGCCCATCTGGTAGCATTTTACAGATACGCGACCTGGATCATTACTCCATGCACCCGATGGTGGCGGGGCTGTTTTGCGATGACCAAAATCAGTTGGTACCGGTGTCGAGTTACGCCAGCTGGATTCGCGAAGTCATCGCCAGCGACCGTATAGTGTTCGTGATGCCAAACTCGGGCATGGGTGAAAAGTGTATCACCAGGAGTGATAAGGAAGGGGTCTGCCTTACGATCGATTCCTGCCCCCAAGTCTACAAGGCCCTGACGGGCAAGGCGCGCAATACCGACCGGCTCGAGCAGTGCGGTTTCGAAGGGAAAAATATGCTGCACTGTTGCTTGACGGACGAAATGTTGAGGGCGGAAGACAAGAGGGATAAGTTAAAGAGCATCGAGCAGGAAATCGAGCTCTGCCATGAGCTGTACGAGGTGCATCGCCGTACCACGAAGGAACAGCAGACCCATTCGCAGCTGGCGCTGTTGCAGAACGAAGCCGGAGAGAGCGAATGCATTGGGACGCTGATTGCAAAAAGCTTTGTTCTGACGGCTGCACAATGTGTACAGCA CATAAAGTCCCAAAACTACACCGTTATGGTTGGCAAAGGAAGTGGTGATAAGAATCTGATGCAAACGaggcaaatcaaatcaattctGATTCATCCGAAATTCGAGCACCAGTCTAACCACTATAATCTAGCCATCATTACCGTGAGTGCCCCGTTCACCATCATGGAGTACAGCGTCCCGGCTTGCCTGTGGTCGGACAAGAACCGTATGCCGGTCAGACTCACTACGACTGGATACCACTCTGCGTCCGATGCCATCACAGTCACCCATGACCATCTGCTCTATTATATGGACTGTCGATTGAAACACTACTCCAATCTGACCCTTACCGAGTCCTGCATCCTGCCGGAGATCGATGAAGGGTACTGCGAGGAAGAGCGCACTGCATGTGCCGAATCGGGTACGGGTTTGTTCAGTACGATCTACATGAGCGCCGACTGGAGACCGGTAAATTTTTTGGTGGGTGTCTACAGTACCGGGGCGCAATGTGCGCAGGGCAAGCCCGCCATATACACCAGAGTTAGTGAATACTACCCGTGGATTAGGAGCCAGCTCTACCTTATGGCACAGGATATCTAA
- the LOC131260800 gene encoding uncharacterized protein LOC131260800: protein MEASLEGKATVTTLRQTVTVVIRNVDEVATREEIRDALEEQQRVNISASAVRLGAVHRGLRKAFIRVAATEATTLLEKRLRIGWTSCTIAEDTESKKCFRCFHSGHIQRHCEGPDRSGLCMICGNEGHKAAQCSSERRCLDCGVESGSDHVTGHVRCPKRSSFNKKRV from the coding sequence ATGGAAGCTTCGCTTGAGGGAAAGGCGACTGTGACCACCCTTAGACAAACCGTCACGGTCGTAATCCGCAACGTAGACGAGGTGGCAACGCGTGAGGAGATCCGCGATGCACTCGAAGAGCAACAGCGCGTCAACATCAGCGCGTCGGCGGTTCGTTTGGGAGCGGTACACCGGGGTCTTCGCAAGGCGTTTATCCGGGTGGCAGCAACCGAGGCGACCACCTTACTAGAGAAAAGGCTGCGTATCGGATGGACGTCCTGCACGATAGCAGAGGACACCGAGTCCAAGAAGTGCTTTAGATGCTTCCACAGTGGACACATCCAACGTCACTGCGAAGGACCGGACCGATCGGGTCTTTGCATGATCTGCGGCAACGAGGGTCACAAAGCAGCCCAGTGCTCGAGCGAGCGTCGCTGCTTGGATTGCGGGGTCGAGTCGGGATCGGATCATGTTACCGGCCACGTTCGATGCCCTAAGCGCTCCAGTTTCAACAAAAAACGAGTATGA